A part of Arthrobacter dokdonellae genomic DNA contains:
- the rpsK gene encoding 30S ribosomal protein S11, with product MPPKTRGAVRKPRRKDKKNIALGQAHIKSTFNNTIVSITDPNGAVISWASAGEVGFKGSRKSTPYAAQMAAEAAAKRAQEHGLRKVDVFVKGPGSGRETAIRSLQAAGLEVGSIQDVTPSAHNGCRPPKRRRV from the coding sequence ATGCCCCCAAAGACTCGTGGAGCGGTTCGTAAGCCGCGTCGCAAGGATAAAAAGAATATTGCGCTGGGCCAGGCGCACATCAAGAGCACCTTTAACAACACCATCGTGTCCATCACGGATCCGAACGGTGCCGTCATCTCGTGGGCTTCCGCCGGCGAGGTTGGCTTCAAGGGCTCGCGCAAGTCGACTCCGTACGCCGCACAGATGGCTGCTGAAGCAGCTGCCAAGCGCGCACAGGAGCACGGTCTGCGCAAGGTTGACGTTTTTGTCAAGGGTCCGGGCTCGGGCCGCGAAACGGCTATCCGTTCGCTGCAGGCTGCTGGTCTTGAGGTTGGCTCCATTCAGGATGTCACCCCCAGCGCCCACAACGGCTGCCGCCCGCCCAAGCGCCGCCGCGTCTAA
- the rpsM gene encoding 30S ribosomal protein S13 produces MARLAGVDLPREKRLEVALTYIYGVGKTRAKKVLADTGISPDVRVKDLSDAELVQLRDNIEGNYKVEGDLRREVAADIRRKVEIGSYQGIRHRRGMPVHGQRTKTNARTRKGPKRTVAGKKKAGR; encoded by the coding sequence ATGGCACGTCTCGCTGGCGTAGACCTTCCCCGCGAAAAGCGGCTGGAAGTAGCGCTTACATACATCTACGGCGTGGGCAAGACCCGTGCTAAGAAAGTCCTGGCAGACACGGGGATCTCCCCGGACGTCCGCGTGAAGGACTTGTCCGACGCTGAACTCGTTCAGCTGCGTGACAACATCGAGGGTAACTACAAGGTTGAGGGTGACCTTCGCCGCGAGGTTGCAGCAGATATCCGCCGCAAGGTTGAGATCGGCAGCTACCAGGGCATCCGCCACCGCCGCGGCATGCCTGTGCACGGCCAGCGCACGAAGACCAACGCTCGCACCCGCAAGGGCCCGAAGCGCACCGTCGCAGGCAAGAAGAAGGCCGGCCGCTAA